A part of Doryrhamphus excisus isolate RoL2022-K1 chromosome 8, RoL_Dexc_1.0, whole genome shotgun sequence genomic DNA contains:
- the LOC131134456 gene encoding arf-GAP with Rho-GAP domain, ANK repeat and PH domain-containing protein 1-like isoform X6, whose product MDGDYEESDTSYASVNQVNLKEKEMSLQVPVVAKGRYSSLCSDDELLDDDDTTVWEEPGLISLQSSIYLPSAGKLALPPTEDTSQAFAVIKMGWLDKNPPQGALYYQRRWVKLDVDYLRYFDNEKQVYSKGIISTASITNVTSVGELKFEVITNNRTFIFKAESEAERNEWVTLLQDCTRGRQRRSTMNPGSHLTPDFKGYLELKGLRSKLFTVVAADKIFLYKNMEDYRIGVGITSIEMNVGNVKVTDRRSFDLTTPYRIFSFIAESEQLKDQWVDAMRDSIGEALSNRDVADRIWAEPSNSSCADCGAPTPEWAAINLCVVVCKRCAGEHRGLGPSISKVRSLKMDRKVWTEELIQVFLLLGNERVNSFWAANVPPSEALTPSSCSDDRRRFITNKYRHGKYRKYHPLYGNQKELNNALCINVQCSDVLETLSLIFCGADVNCSTGMVSCPSPLSLASAHSQPLQAEFLSHNQNTELPCSEVDGGMEEVHFSAPTCVYHNGFLFKTGSMARAITERKAREEFSRRWCTLNDGTFSYYESDKNANPNGTLKASEIVCLAVDVPEKHGYDHTFELYSESERLYLFGTDDPNSHKEWVKSIAKSFIPAKAEPLLRLGFERIGRLKCKDGLNLQTSKVGWFALVGSTLHAYLENSQGEEIHLRKLNELSIQQDNEVLVLVERGRTLYIKGERKLDFAGWCAAIQTAAGSGGDTLSQQQLTDTDIPVIVHSCIDYITQCGLTSEGIYRKSGVNSRVAALCERFRRDARSLRLREGEHQVDDVSNTLKRFFRELEEGLFTSEDGGTWLATAAVQDESMKISQYQVLLNKLPRVNRATLRALINHLYCVQRFAELNQMNLHNLAIVFGPTLFQNDGKDYTAGRAIEDLIQYYTLIFQVDEQQLKKQLEEITAIIQMREKLNTKFPSTEPGGHFICTVYLEEKKDTAEQHVKIPASMTSAELTCEILDRRNIPVKDKEYWNCWEVIDKEEMERPLHYQERVLPILHSFGTDSHLLVKKHIAMEAMIIYLSSKVDPSKHGIMKFREERSILGLGLSSGSFHDRYFILNSSSLRMYKEVRSNRPERDWPVRNLRIYLGIKKKLRPPTCWGLTVVYESKKQEKPERQQWYLCCDTQPEMREWYATFLSIQNDGDVWPQDGLQPSRVSRALPDTRHGNVSLIPLRGSENEMRNSVAAFSQDPLALFRDVR is encoded by the exons ATGGATGGTGACTATGAAGAATCGGACACGTCTTACGCCAGCGTTAATCAAGTGAACCTTAAGGAAAAG GAAATGTCGCTGCAAGTGCCCGTTGTAGCAAAGGGGCGGTACAGTTCTTTGTGCAGTGATGACGAACTGTTGGACGATGATGA TACGACTGTTTGGGAGGAACCGGGCCTCATCAGCCTTCAAAGCAGCATCTACTTACCTAGCGCCGGCAAACTGGCTTTACCTCCAACAGAAGACACTTCTCAGGCCTTTGCTGTTATCAAGATGGGCTGGCTGGACAAGAATCCCCCCCAGGG GGCCCTTTATTATCAGAGGCGATGGGTGAAGCTCGATGTTGACTACTTGAGATACTTCGATAATGAGAAG CAAGTGTACTCCAAGGGGATCATCTCAACTGCGTCAATAACTAATGTCACAAGTGTTGGGGAGCTGAAGTTTGAGGTCATCACAAACAACCGCACGTTTATCTTCAAGGCTGAAAGTGAAG CTGAGAGAAACGAGTGGGTGACGCTGCTGCAGGATTGCACTAGAGGGCGCCAGAGACGCAGTACAATGAACCCTGGTTCACATTTGACACCGGATTTTAAAGGCTATTTGGAGCTGAAAGGTTTACgctccaaactttttacagtggtGGCAGCAGATAAGATCTTTCTCTATAAAAACATGGAG gACTACCGTATTGGAGTGGGAATCACATCCATTGAGATGAATGTGGGAAATGTTAAAGTTACAGATCGTCGCAGCTTCGATCTCACTACACCTTACCGTATTTTcag TTTCATCGCAGAGTCGGAACAACTGAAAGACCAGTGGGTGGACGCGATGAGGGATTCCATAGGTGAGGCCTTGTCCAATAGGGATGTCGCGGATCGCATATGGGCGGAGCCAAGCAACAGTTCCTGTGCAGACTGCGGGGCTCCCACGCCGGAATGGGCCGCCATTAACTTGTGTGTTGTGGTCTGCAAACGATGTGCAG GGGAACACAGAGGACTCGGCCCCAGCATCTCCAAGGTTCGGAGTCTCAAAATGGACAGGAAGGTTTGGACAGAGGAGCTTATACAG GTGTTTTTGCTGCTTGGCAATGAACGTGTTAACAGTTTCTGGGCGGCCAACGTCCCGCCAAGTGAGGCTCTGACGCCTTCAAGCTGCAGCGACGACCGGCGGCGTTTCATCACCAACAAGTACCGCCACGGCAAATACAGGAAGTACCACCCACTATACGGCAACCAGAAAGAGCTCAATAAT GCATTGTGCATAAATGTGCAGTGCAGTGATGTGCTGGAGACATTAAGCCTGATTTTCTGTGGCGCAGATGTGAATTGTTCAACTGGCATGGTCAGTTGCCCCTCTCCCCTCTCCCTGGCCAGCGCACACTCACAGCCTTTGCAAGCTGAATTCCTGAGCCACAATCAGAATACAG AGCTTCCTTGCTCCGAGGTGGACGGAGGAATGGAGGAAGTGCACTTCTCAGCTCCAACGTGTGTGTATCACAATGGCTTCCTATTCAAGACTGGCTCTATGGCTCGGGCTATCACAGAGCGCAAGGCCAGAGAGG agTTCAGTCGTCGCTGGTGTACCCTCAACGATGGGACCTTCAGCTACTACGAGAGCGACAAGAACGCCAATCCTAACGGGACCCTGAAAGCCTCAGAAATAGTTTGCCTGGCTGTGGATGTACCTGAGAAACATgg GTACGATCACACTTTTGAGCTCTACTCGGAATCAGAGCGCCTCTATCTGTTTGGTACGGATGACCCCAACAGCCACAAAGAATGGGTCAAGTCCATCGCCAAG AGTTTCATCCCGGCCAAAGCAGAGCCTCTACTGAGGTTAGGCTTTGAGCGAATCGGGCGACTGAAGTGCAAAGACGGATTGAACCTACAAACATCCAAGGTGGGCTGGTTTGCTCTGGTGGGCTCCACTCTTCATGCCTACTTGGAGAACAGCCAGGGAGAGGAGATACACCTCCGCAAACTTAACGAACTGT ctaTCCAACAAGATAATGAGGTGCTGGTTTTGGTGGAGAGAGGAAG AACACTGTACATAAAGGGAGAAAGGAAGTTGGATTTTGCTGGCTGGTGTGCCGCCATACAGACGGCGGCAGGGAGTGGAGGAGACACTCTGAGTCAGCAGCAGCTGACCGACACGGACATACCGGTCATAGTCCACAGCTGCATCGACTACATCACACAGTGCG GCCTAACGTCTGAGGGCATTTACCGCAAAAGCGGTGTGAACTCGCGTGTTGCAGCTCTCTGCGAGCGGTTTCGCCGAGATGCTCGCAGCCTCCGCCTGAGGGAAGGCGAGCACCAGGTGGACGACGTCTCCAACACGCTCAAGCGCTTCTTCAGGGAGTTAGAAGAAGGGCTCTTCACGTCTGAAGATGGCGGCACCTGGCTTGCTACGGCCG CCGTACAGGATGAAAGTATGAAAATCTCCCAGTATCAAGTGCTCTTGAATAAACTGCCTCGTGTTAACCGGGCTACACTACGGGCGCTTATCAACCACCTGTACTG CGTGCAGCGCTTTGCTGAGCTGAACCAGATGAATCTCCATAACTTGGCCATAGTGTTTGGTCCAACATTGTTCCAGAATGATGGAAAGGACTACACGGCAGGCCGAGCCATCGAGGACCTCATACAGTACTACACACTTATCTTTCAG GTGGATGAGCAGCAGCTAAAAAAGCAGCTGGAAGAGATCACTGCCATCATCCAAATGCGTGAGAAGCTCAACACCAAATTTCCT agtaCTGAACCAGGGGGGCATTTCATCTGTACAGTTTACCTGGAGGAAAAGAAGGACACTGCAGAACAACACGTCAAG ATCCCTGCTTCCATGACATCAGCTGAGCTGACGTGTGAGATATTGGACAGGCGCAACATCCCTGTTAAAGACAAGGAGTACTGGAACTGCTGGGAGGTTATTGACAAGGAAGAAATGG AGCGTCCTCTACACTATCAGGAGCGAGTCTTACCCATCCTTCACTCTTTCGGCACAGACTCCCATCTGCTTGTCAAGAAACACATCGCTATGGAGGCAATGATCATCTACCTAT CCAGTAAAGTTGACCCATCCAAACACGGCATCATGAAATTCAGAGAGGAGCGAAGCATCCTGGGGTTAGGACTTTCCTCGGGTAGTTTCCACGACCGATATTTTATCCTAAACTCCAGCTCACTGCGGATGTACAAGGAAGTCAGA AGCAACCGTCCGGAACGTGACTGGCCGGTAAGGAACCTGAGAATCTACTTGGGTATCAAGAAGAAACTCCGTCCTCCCACGTG TTGGGGCCTGACGGTTGTCTACGAGAGTAAGAAACAAGAGAAGCCAGAAAGACAGCAGTG gtATCTGTGTTGTGACACGCAGCCAGAAATGAGGGAGTGGTATGCTACCTTTCTGAGTATTCAG AATGATGGCGACGTGTGGCCTCAGGATGGACTCCAGCCGAGCCGGGTGAGCCGCGCGTTGCCGGACACGCGTCACGGTAATGTGTCACTGATACCGCTGCGTGGCAGTGAGAATGAGATGCGGAACAGCGTAGCAGCTTTCAGCCAAGATCCGCTTGCT CTCTTTAGAGATGTTCGATAG